A genomic stretch from Desulfotignum balticum DSM 7044 includes:
- a CDS encoding 4Fe-4S dicluster domain-containing protein, with the protein MSPKPQFGLLIDYEYCTGCHTCQVACAQENNWPAGMGGIRVQEIVQTLPNDKHYLTYLPFPTELCILCRPRTKKGLDPACVKHCMAGCMTFGPIDELAEKIKEKPRMVLWVPR; encoded by the coding sequence ATGAGCCCAAAACCGCAATTCGGTCTTCTCATCGACTATGAATACTGCACGGGGTGCCACACCTGCCAGGTGGCCTGTGCCCAGGAAAACAACTGGCCCGCCGGCATGGGCGGCATCCGGGTCCAGGAGATCGTCCAGACCCTTCCCAATGACAAACATTATCTGACCTATCTGCCGTTTCCCACGGAATTGTGCATCCTGTGCCGGCCCCGCACGAAAAAAGGGCTGGACCCTGCCTGTGTGAAGCATTGCATGGCCGGGTGCATGACTTTTGGCCCCATTGATGAACTGGCCGAAAAAATAAAGGAAAAACCGCGTATGGTGCTGTGGGTTCCCAGATGA
- a CDS encoding class I adenylate-forming enzyme family protein, which translates to MNISKNLENAARQFPDNMALMADSRSLTYRQFNTAANRIAKALQKKGVRPGDHIGLCAPNSPAWLCFYFGVLKIGAVAVTLPHAMTGAELEPVLADCEPDIIFTDKAKKEVLSALSCPGKMILETDIMFEPVPAVPGKEEVVSLDRHPDDVAAILYTGGTTGVPKGVMLTHKNIMTSAFNVSHNERSCETDRALCFLPLNHVFAQMHIMNATVFSAGGLVIQPAFNMDALLAAVEKFSVTKLYAVPTVYIRLLSLPDIKEKLGTVRYCFSAAASMAKEVVREWKAKTGLDINEAYGMTESASMVSFNHYHHHVIGSVGTPAPNVEIQIRDETGRVLKPNQEGEICIAGPNIMKGYLNRPEDTETAFWGRWFRSGDIGYLDEDNYLFIVDRIKELIITGGENVSPREIEELLYTRHEIEECAVIGLPDKEYGERVTAYVVFRPGRALDPADLKAYLKTRLSSFKVPKEFISVTELPKSSTGKLLKRELKRQVLEG; encoded by the coding sequence ATGAACATCTCAAAGAACCTGGAAAATGCAGCGCGTCAATTTCCGGACAACATGGCCCTGATGGCGGACAGCAGATCTTTGACATACCGGCAGTTCAATACGGCAGCCAACCGCATTGCCAAAGCGCTGCAAAAAAAAGGGGTCAGGCCCGGGGACCATATCGGCCTGTGTGCTCCCAATTCTCCGGCCTGGCTGTGTTTTTATTTCGGGGTGCTCAAAATCGGGGCCGTGGCCGTTACCCTGCCCCATGCCATGACCGGAGCCGAGCTGGAACCCGTGCTGGCAGACTGTGAACCGGACATTATTTTTACTGACAAGGCCAAAAAAGAGGTGCTGTCGGCGCTTTCCTGTCCCGGAAAAATGATTCTTGAAACCGATATCATGTTTGAACCCGTGCCGGCCGTTCCCGGCAAAGAAGAAGTCGTCAGCCTGGACCGGCATCCGGATGATGTCGCCGCCATCCTTTACACGGGCGGCACCACAGGCGTGCCCAAAGGGGTGATGCTCACCCACAAGAACATCATGACCTCGGCCTTTAATGTATCTCATAACGAGCGCTCCTGCGAAACCGACCGGGCGTTGTGTTTTCTGCCCCTCAATCACGTGTTTGCCCAGATGCATATCATGAACGCCACCGTGTTCAGTGCCGGGGGCCTGGTGATCCAGCCTGCATTCAACATGGATGCACTTTTGGCCGCCGTTGAAAAATTCAGCGTCACCAAACTGTATGCCGTGCCCACAGTCTACATCCGGCTGCTCTCTCTGCCTGATATCAAAGAAAAACTGGGCACGGTGCGGTATTGTTTTTCCGCCGCCGCCAGCATGGCCAAAGAGGTGGTGCGGGAATGGAAGGCAAAGACCGGCCTGGACATCAATGAAGCATACGGCATGACGGAAAGCGCCTCCATGGTGTCGTTCAACCACTATCACCACCATGTGATCGGTTCCGTGGGCACCCCGGCCCCCAATGTGGAGATCCAGATCCGGGACGAAACCGGCCGGGTCCTGAAACCCAACCAGGAAGGCGAAATCTGCATTGCCGGCCCCAATATCATGAAAGGATATCTCAACCGGCCAGAGGACACGGAAACCGCGTTCTGGGGCCGGTGGTTCCGATCCGGGGATATCGGGTACCTGGATGAGGACAACTACCTGTTCATTGTGGACCGGATCAAGGAGCTGATCATCACGGGTGGAGAAAACGTGTCTCCCCGAGAAATTGAGGAACTGCTGTACACCCGCCACGAAATCGAGGAATGCGCCGTGATCGGACTGCCGGACAAGGAATATGGGGAACGGGTCACGGCGTATGTTGTTTTCCGGCCCGGCCGGGCACTGGACCCCGCTGATCTCAAGGCATATCTCAAAACCCGGCTGTCTTCGTTCAAAGTACCCAAAGAGTTTATCAGCGTCACAGAACTGCCCAAATCCAGCACGGGCAAACTGCTGAAAAGAGAACTCAAACGCCAGGTTTTGGAAGGATAA